The proteins below come from a single Sorghum bicolor cultivar BTx623 chromosome 4, Sorghum_bicolor_NCBIv3, whole genome shotgun sequence genomic window:
- the LOC8068239 gene encoding probable acyl-activating enzyme 1, peroxisomal: MEGTVLCAANHAPLTPISFLERTALVYPDRPAVVAAGHAAAQPPPRTWRETRDRCLRLAAALAGLGVARRDVVAVFAQNIPAFCELHFGIPMAGAVICALNSRLDAGMASVLLQHSEAKVVFVDAALLGVAREALRLISQQAAAARASCRVPTVVLINEVLDEPLSAATGDNKIPGVDRCYEYEALLSSSSSCNPEEFLIRWPVDENEPIALNYTSGTTSRPKGVVYTHRGAYLNTLASVLLNDMTALPVYLWTVPMFHCNGWCLVWGVAAQGGTNVCLRKVTSAAIFAAVAAHRVTHMGGAPTVLNMVVNATAEERRPLKAGGKPVTVMTGGAPPPPQVLFRMEELGFLVIHSYGLTETYGPATVCTWRPEWDALPAAERAAIKSRQGLHHLGLEVDVKDPATMASVPADGRTMGEVMFRGNTVMSGYYKDAAATAEAMAGGWLRSGDLAVRHAGDGYVKILDRSKDIIISGGENISTIEVEAALFAHPAVAEAAVVGRPDEYWGETPCAFVTLKEGKDVGAEEVMAFCRARLPRYMAPRTVVFVAELPKTATGKVQKFALREQAKAMGSISGSSSKKPGGSGVAGTRSKL, from the exons ATGGAAGGCACCGTGCTGTGCGCGGCCAACCACGCGCCGCTCACGCCCATCAGCTTCCTCGAGCGCACCGCGCTCGTCTACCCCGACCGCCccgccgtcgtcgccgccggccaCGCCGCCGCGCAGCCGCCGCCTCGCACCTGGCGGGAGACCCGGGACCGCTGCCTCCGCCTCGCCGCCGCGCTCGCGGGGCTCGGCGTCGCGCGCCGCGACGTG GTTGCGGTGTTCGCGCAGAACATTCCGGCCTTCTGCGAGCTCCACTTCGGCATTCCCATGGCCGGCGCCGTCATCTGCGCGCTCAACTCGCGCCTCGACGCCGGCATGGCGTCCGTGCTGCTGCAGCACTCGGAGGCCAAGGTCGTCTTTGTCGACGCCGCGCTGCTCGGCGTCGCGCGAGAAGCGCTCCGCCTCATCTCCCagcaggccgccgccgccagagcAAGCTGCAGGGTGCCCACCGTGGTGCTAATCAACGAGGTCCTCGACGAGCCGCTGTCGGCGGCAACAGGAGACAACAAAATCCCAGGCGTCGATCGGTGCTACGAGTACGAGGCCCtcctcagcagcagcagcagctgcaatcCAGAGGAGTTCTTGATCCGGTGGCCGGTCGACGAGAACGAGCCCATCGCGCTCAACTACACGTCGGGGACGACGTCGCGGCCCAAGGGCGTGGTGTACACCCACCGCGGGGCGTACCTGAACACGCTGGCGTCCGTGCTGCTCAACGACATGACGGCGCTGCCGGTCTACCTGTGGACGGTGCCCATGTTCCACTGCAACGGGTGGTGCCTGGTGTGGGGCGTGGCGGCGCAGGGCGGCACCAACGTGTGCCTCCGCAAGGTCACCTCCGCCGCCATCTTCGCCGCCGTCGCGGCGCACAGGGTCACGCACATGGGCGGCGCGCCGACCGTGCTGAACATGGTGGTCAACGCCACGGCGGAGGAGAGGCGGCCTCTGAAAGCGGGCGGGAAGCCGGTGACGGTGATGACGGGcggcgcgccgccgccaccacaggTGCTGTTCCGGATGGAGGAGCTGGGGTTCCTGGTGATCCACTCGTACGGGCTGACGGAGACGTACGGTCCGGCCACGGTGTGCACGTGGCGGCCGGAGTGGGACGCGCTGCCGGCAGCGGAGCGCGCGGCGATCAAGTCCCGGCAGGGGCTCCACCACCTGGGTCTAGAGGTGGACGTGAAGGACCCGGCGACGATGGCGAGCGTGCCCGCCGACGGGCGCACCATGGGGGAAGTCATGTTCCGTGGCAACACGGTGATGAGCGGGTACTACAAGgacgcggcggcgacggcggaggCCATGGCGGGCGGGTGGCTACGTTCCGGAGACCTCGCGGTGCGGCACGCCGGCGACGGGTACGTGAAGATCCTGGACCGGTCCAAGGACATCATCATCTCGGGCGgggagaacatcagcaccatcgAGGTGGAGGCGGCGCTGTTCGCGCACCCGGCCGTGGCGGAGGCCGCCGTGGTCGGGCGGCCCGACGAGTACTGGGGCGAGACGCCGTGCGCGTTCGTGACGCTCAAGGAGGGCAAGGACGTGGGCGCGGAGGAGGTCATGGCGTTCTGCCGCGCCCGGCTGCCCCGGTACATGGCGCCACGGACGGTGGTGTTCGTGGCCGAGCTGCCTAAGACGGCGACGGGGAAGGTGCAGAAGTTCGCGCTCCGGGAACAGGCCAAGGCCATGGGCAGCATCTCCGGGTCCAGCTCCAAGAAGCCGGGAGGGTCAGGGGTAGCAGGGACGAGGAGCAAGCTCTGA